A section of the Saccharopolyspora gregorii genome encodes:
- a CDS encoding PrsW family intramembrane metalloprotease — protein MPALSPRSILEGRSSDRVPLPFIIGLIGCGLCTLLAVAYYLLTGGVLSTVLSGLLALPTVVVLVALVLLMDRLEPEPRVNLLLAFAWGAGVAIVGSFLVNTLGGSLLHPVYGPELGRVLTASVIAPVVEESFKGFFLLLMLWFRRFEIDGPTDGLVYAGLCALGFAFVENVLYYQTGLLENGSAVAGTVLVRGVIAPLGHPIYTAMTGLGVAYAAHSRGSGRGFAVVGGWVAAVLLHALWNFSSTFGYGGLALAYLVELGVLVALVLVVIRDRQRLIGLIGTHLPPYIPSGLVHDVDVRMLATMNGRRRARTWARMQAGLPGARAMADYQLAATELALLHDHATRATIPVELFHSRRDAILGLMRVARNAFFQRRPLPQVAPPPWAGTHQSGFFRTSELATTRMPVYRPAPTPPPPPPGPLAVLRTRKMRTVASGGRPGAGAGGSPQPSDPEVRTARYSNPLRPSTPRSDSRRANPRSASSQRSTPQPPNSPSPSSQPANPQQSSPQSPSSQPPSSQPPSSQSPSSQSPNPHQSSPQPPSPQQSNPQQPNRPPSNPQQPVAQQPGPRRQNPRQPGDRRPGPQQGPPGPPTPPPNHPPRP, from the coding sequence ATGCCCGCGCTGAGTCCCAGGTCGATCCTCGAAGGCCGCAGCAGCGACCGCGTGCCGCTCCCGTTCATCATCGGGTTGATCGGGTGCGGCCTGTGCACGCTGCTGGCGGTCGCCTACTACCTGCTCACCGGTGGCGTGCTCAGCACGGTGCTGAGCGGGTTGCTGGCGTTGCCGACGGTGGTGGTGCTGGTGGCGCTGGTGCTGCTGATGGACCGGCTGGAACCGGAACCGCGGGTGAACCTGCTGCTCGCGTTCGCGTGGGGCGCCGGAGTCGCCATCGTCGGCTCGTTCCTGGTGAACACGCTCGGCGGGTCGCTGCTGCACCCGGTGTACGGGCCGGAACTGGGCCGGGTGCTGACCGCCTCGGTGATCGCGCCGGTGGTGGAGGAGAGCTTCAAGGGCTTCTTCCTGCTGCTGATGCTGTGGTTCCGCCGGTTCGAGATCGACGGGCCGACCGACGGGCTGGTGTACGCGGGGCTGTGCGCGCTCGGCTTCGCGTTCGTGGAGAACGTCCTCTACTACCAGACCGGGTTGCTGGAGAACGGGTCCGCGGTGGCGGGCACGGTGCTGGTGCGCGGGGTGATCGCTCCGCTGGGGCACCCGATCTACACGGCGATGACCGGGCTCGGCGTGGCCTACGCGGCGCACAGCAGGGGAAGCGGTCGCGGGTTCGCCGTGGTCGGCGGCTGGGTCGCGGCGGTGTTGCTGCACGCGCTGTGGAACTTCTCCTCGACGTTCGGCTACGGCGGGTTGGCGCTGGCGTACCTGGTGGAGCTCGGCGTGCTGGTGGCGCTGGTCCTGGTCGTGATCCGGGACCGGCAGCGGCTCATCGGGCTGATCGGCACCCACCTGCCGCCCTACATCCCGAGCGGGCTGGTGCACGACGTGGACGTGCGGATGCTGGCGACGATGAACGGGCGCAGGCGGGCGCGCACCTGGGCGCGGATGCAGGCGGGCCTGCCCGGGGCGCGGGCGATGGCGGACTACCAGCTGGCGGCCACGGAACTCGCGCTGCTGCACGACCACGCGACGCGGGCGACGATCCCGGTGGAGCTGTTCCACTCGCGGCGGGACGCGATCCTCGGGCTGATGCGGGTGGCGCGGAACGCGTTCTTCCAGCGCCGGCCGCTGCCGCAGGTGGCGCCGCCGCCGTGGGCCGGGACGCACCAGTCCGGCTTCTTCCGCACGTCGGAGCTGGCGACGACGCGGATGCCGGTGTACCGGCCCGCCCCGACGCCGCCTCCGCCGCCGCCCGGGCCGCTCGCGGTCTTGCGCACGCGGAAGATGCGGACGGTGGCGTCCGGCGGACGGCCGGGTGCGGGGGCGGGAGGTTCGCCGCAGCCCTCGGATCCGGAGGTGCGGACCGCTCGGTACTCGAACCCGCTGCGGCCGAGCACCCCGCGATCGGACTCGCGGCGGGCGAACCCGCGGTCGGCGAGCTCCCAGCGGTCGACCCCGCAGCCGCCGAACTCGCCATCGCCGAGCTCGCAGCCGGCGAACCCCCAGCAGTCGAGTCCGCAGTCGCCGAGCTCCCAACCGCCGAGCTCCCAACCGCCGAGCTCGCAGTCGCCGAGCTCGCAGTCGCCGAACCCCCACCAGTCGAGTCCGCAACCGCCGAGTCCGCAGCAGTCGAACCCGCAGCAGCCGAACCGGCCGCCCTCGAACCCGCAGCAGCCGGTCGCGCAGCAACCCGGTCCGCGGCGGCAGAACCCCCGGCAGCCCGGCGACCGGCGACCCGGACCCCAGCAGGGCCCGCCGGGACCACCGACCCCGCCGCCGAACCACCCGCCCCGCCCCTGA
- a CDS encoding glycosyltransferase family 39 protein: MPAPTEQPTCAATGGESTGPPPFARGPVLLLAGFAALLLVLVSGRYGYLSDELYFIAAGKHLDWGYMDQQPLVPLLAAAIDAVAPGSLLALRLPAALIAAFGIAGTALLARELGADRRAQVIAAAACALSPWLLLSGHWLAAATLEPAQWLALLWPVARWVRLHRAGIRRDRLLLLAGVVAAVGVQTKFQIVLLCAALLLGVLISGPRELLRRPALWAGALLAAVAAAPALAWQVAHGWPAVDMAGVVGGETDRLLLLPAVLLYAGPVVGAALCCFGTWCLLRDERLRPVRFLGWAVLLLAAFHLLASGRPNYLSGLYGLLFAAGAVGLRHRRTARWSWVVGPAFAVSAVLPLALLPIAPLPVAARHPQLASYSRMYETGWPELTATVAAAYRSLPPEQRRRTALVAETYHLAAALDVLGPAAGLPPVHSPNRGYWYFGAPPDGATVLLYVGAAEPLAPHFAERTPLARVRTGPVVNLAQGVSVLRYSDPVRPWSRLWPLIRTG; the protein is encoded by the coding sequence GTGCCAGCGCCGACCGAGCAGCCCACGTGCGCCGCGACCGGCGGGGAGAGCACCGGGCCACCGCCGTTCGCGCGCGGGCCGGTGCTGCTGCTCGCCGGGTTCGCCGCGCTGCTGCTGGTCCTGGTCAGCGGGCGCTACGGGTACCTGTCCGACGAGCTGTACTTCATCGCCGCCGGGAAGCACCTGGACTGGGGCTACATGGACCAGCAGCCGCTGGTGCCGCTGCTGGCCGCCGCGATCGACGCCGTCGCGCCCGGTTCGCTGCTCGCGCTGCGGCTGCCCGCCGCGCTGATCGCCGCGTTCGGCATCGCGGGCACCGCGCTGCTCGCCCGCGAACTCGGCGCGGACCGGCGCGCCCAGGTGATCGCCGCCGCCGCGTGCGCGCTGTCGCCGTGGCTGCTGCTGAGCGGGCACTGGCTGGCCGCCGCGACGCTGGAGCCCGCGCAGTGGCTCGCGCTGCTGTGGCCGGTGGCGCGGTGGGTCCGGCTGCACCGGGCCGGGATCCGGCGGGACCGGCTGCTGCTGCTCGCCGGGGTGGTCGCCGCCGTCGGGGTGCAGACGAAGTTCCAGATCGTGCTGCTGTGCGCGGCGCTGCTGCTCGGGGTGCTGATCTCCGGCCCGCGCGAGCTGCTGCGGCGCCCCGCGCTGTGGGCCGGTGCGCTGCTCGCCGCGGTGGCGGCCGCACCGGCGCTGGCCTGGCAGGTCGCGCACGGCTGGCCCGCGGTGGACATGGCGGGCGTGGTGGGTGGTGAGACCGACCGGCTCCTGCTGCTGCCCGCGGTGCTGCTCTACGCCGGGCCCGTGGTGGGGGCCGCGCTGTGCTGCTTCGGGACGTGGTGCCTGCTGCGGGACGAACGGCTGCGGCCCGTGCGGTTCCTCGGCTGGGCGGTGCTGCTGCTCGCCGCGTTCCACCTGCTGGCCTCGGGACGGCCGAACTACCTCTCGGGGCTCTACGGCCTGTTGTTCGCCGCGGGCGCCGTCGGTCTCCGGCACCGGCGGACCGCGCGGTGGTCGTGGGTGGTGGGGCCCGCGTTCGCGGTCTCGGCGGTGCTGCCGCTGGCGCTGCTGCCGATCGCCCCGCTGCCGGTAGCGGCCCGGCACCCGCAGCTGGCCTCCTACAGCCGGATGTACGAGACGGGGTGGCCGGAGCTCACCGCGACCGTCGCGGCCGCCTACCGCTCGCTGCCGCCGGAGCAGCGGCGGCGGACCGCGCTCGTCGCCGAGACCTACCACCTGGCGGCGGCGCTCGACGTGCTCGGGCCGGCGGCCGGGCTGCCTCCGGTGCACAGCCCGAACCGCGGGTACTGGTACTTCGGTGCTCCGCCGGACGGCGCCACGGTGTTGCTGTACGTGGGGGCCGCCGAGCCGCTCGCGCCGCACTTCGCCGAACGCACTCCGCTCGCGCGGGTGCGGACCGGGCCGGTGGTGAACCTCGCGCAGGGCGTGTCGGTGCTCCGGTACTCGGACCCGGTGCGGCCGTGGTCCCGGCTGTGGCCGCTGATCCGCACCGGCTGA
- a CDS encoding flavoprotein, translating into MTGTVLDDGRPVLYALAMGSPAARDVGRLVELAQAGGWEVCVVTSPDGRRFLDAEALAAKTGHPVRSEYKDPAAADELPPADGMIAAPITCNSLAKWAAGISDTLPLGLLVEAVGKRQPVVAMPFSNRAQIAFPAVREAMRSLGGWGVEVLAGPDVYEQHEPGTGAAHLHRFPWELAWRTFLAHPWQPAR; encoded by the coding sequence GTGACCGGCACCGTGCTCGACGACGGCAGACCCGTGCTGTACGCGCTCGCGATGGGCTCGCCCGCGGCGCGCGACGTGGGGCGGCTGGTGGAACTCGCGCAGGCCGGCGGGTGGGAGGTGTGCGTGGTCACCTCCCCCGACGGCAGGCGGTTCCTCGACGCCGAGGCGCTGGCCGCGAAGACCGGGCACCCGGTGCGCAGCGAGTACAAGGACCCCGCCGCGGCCGATGAACTGCCGCCCGCGGACGGCATGATCGCCGCGCCGATCACCTGCAACAGCCTCGCGAAGTGGGCGGCGGGCATCTCCGACACGCTGCCGCTGGGGCTGCTGGTGGAAGCCGTCGGCAAGCGGCAGCCGGTGGTGGCGATGCCGTTCTCCAACCGGGCGCAGATCGCGTTCCCCGCCGTGCGGGAGGCGATGCGCAGCCTCGGCGGCTGGGGCGTCGAGGTGCTCGCCGGGCCCGACGTCTACGAGCAGCACGAGCCCGGCACCGGTGCGGCCCACCTGCACCGGTTCCCGTGGGAACTGGCGTGGCGCACCTTCCTCGCCCATCCCTGGCAACCGGCCCGCTGA
- a CDS encoding helix-turn-helix domain-containing protein produces MTHGNGMETDLAPEGPGDDVETDNPTRIGSRIAELRKIHGVTQRALSVRAAVSYSLLRKVERGERAASHSFVAAVARALSINITDLTEQPHHSRLAGPSSDQAGVPALRQALVEGDDPQLDTDPRSIADLRADVARIKEWDRRTRHAEAVQALPDVLRHLHHAVRAHPDVPAVHELLATAYSYTMIALYRLGHLDLCHLADERARAASARGADPVRGSVAEWNHALVLLFDGSYNAGLRSLDRSLGLIGSEPETPATSAVRGAVHLRAAIMAARTADADLADEHLREARAMVVDGQDEANHYGTKFGATNVDIHGVAVPVELADGTTAVTRAATVQLPEHTAPSRSGHYWIDLSRGWLLHGDRRRSLECLQTARRIAPQLTRYHPQVHETVQSLAASDARSTNSLSHFAAWCGIRR; encoded by the coding sequence ATGACGCACGGAAACGGCATGGAAACCGACCTCGCACCGGAGGGTCCCGGCGACGACGTCGAAACCGACAATCCGACTCGGATCGGTTCCCGCATCGCCGAACTCCGCAAGATCCACGGCGTGACGCAGCGGGCGCTGTCGGTGCGGGCGGCGGTCTCCTATTCGCTGCTGCGCAAGGTGGAGCGCGGTGAGCGCGCGGCCAGCCACTCGTTCGTGGCCGCCGTCGCGCGGGCGCTGTCCATCAACATCACCGACCTCACCGAGCAACCGCACCACAGCCGCCTCGCCGGGCCGTCCTCGGACCAGGCGGGCGTGCCCGCGCTGCGCCAGGCGCTGGTCGAGGGCGACGACCCGCAGCTGGACACCGACCCGCGCAGCATCGCCGACCTGCGCGCCGACGTGGCCCGCATCAAGGAGTGGGACCGGCGTACCCGGCACGCCGAGGCGGTGCAGGCGCTGCCCGACGTGCTCCGGCACCTGCACCACGCGGTGCGGGCGCACCCGGACGTCCCCGCGGTGCACGAACTGCTCGCGACCGCGTACTCCTACACGATGATCGCGTTGTACCGGCTGGGGCACCTCGACCTGTGCCACCTGGCCGACGAGCGGGCGCGGGCCGCCTCCGCCCGCGGCGCGGACCCGGTGCGCGGTTCGGTGGCCGAGTGGAACCACGCGCTGGTCCTGCTGTTCGACGGCTCCTACAACGCCGGGCTGCGCTCCCTGGACCGGTCGCTGGGCCTGATCGGGTCGGAGCCGGAGACCCCGGCGACCTCCGCGGTGCGCGGCGCGGTGCACCTGCGCGCCGCGATCATGGCCGCGCGCACCGCCGACGCCGACCTCGCCGACGAGCACCTGCGGGAGGCCCGCGCGATGGTCGTCGACGGCCAGGACGAGGCCAACCACTACGGCACCAAGTTCGGTGCCACCAACGTCGACATCCACGGCGTCGCCGTACCGGTCGAGCTCGCCGACGGCACCACCGCCGTCACCAGGGCCGCCACCGTGCAGCTGCCCGAGCACACCGCGCCGAGCCGCAGCGGGCACTACTGGATCGACCTCTCCCGGGGCTGGCTGCTGCACGGCGACCGGCGGCGCTCGCTGGAGTGCCTGCAGACCGCGCGGCGGATCGCGCCGCAGCTGACCCGGTACCACCCGCAGGTGCACGAGACGGTGCAGTCGCTGGCCGCCAGCGACGCCCGCTCCACGAACAGCCTGTCCCACTTCGCCGCCTGGTGCGGCATCCGGCGGTGA
- a CDS encoding 2-oxoacid:acceptor oxidoreductase subunit alpha, whose product MVIRFAGDSGDGMQLTGDRFTSEAAAFGNDLATLPNFPAEIRAPAGTLPGVSSFQLHFADYDILTPGDRPDVLVAMNPAALKSNLGDLPPGGTLIVNTDEFTKRNLTKVGYAQNPLESGELEPYVVHLVPMAELTRGAAEPAGVGRKDAERAKNMFALGLLSWMYHRPTEGTERFLREKFAKKPDIAEANVLAFRAGWNYGETTEAFAVTYEVAPATLPKGTYRQITGNAALAYGLVAAGQRSGLPVFLGTYPITPASDVLHELAKHKNFGITTFQAEDEIAGVGAALGASFGGSLGVTTTSGPGLALKSETIGLAVTLELPLLVCDIQRGGPSTGLPTKTEQADLLQALHGRNGESPVPVLAPRSPADCFEVALEAARIALVYRTPVLLLSDGAVANGSEPWLIPDITALPDLRVRFATGPNAPDGSGEFWPYVRDPETLAREWAVPGTPGTEHRIGGLEKADGSGAISYDPDNHDRMVRLRQAKVDGVEVPELAVDDPSGEARVLVLGWGSSYGPIGAACRRVRGLGMPIAQAHLRYLNPMPANLGEVLHRYDRVIVPEMNLGQLAMLLRARFLVDVHSHTKVAGLPFQAEELQNVLTDVLRGVSA is encoded by the coding sequence GTGGTGATCCGCTTCGCGGGCGACTCCGGCGACGGCATGCAGCTCACCGGCGACCGCTTCACCTCGGAAGCGGCGGCCTTCGGCAACGACCTGGCGACGCTGCCGAACTTCCCGGCCGAGATCCGGGCTCCCGCGGGCACGCTGCCCGGGGTCTCCAGCTTCCAGCTGCACTTCGCCGACTACGACATCCTCACCCCCGGCGACCGGCCCGACGTGCTGGTCGCGATGAACCCGGCGGCGCTGAAGTCGAACCTCGGCGACCTGCCGCCCGGCGGCACCCTCATCGTCAACACCGACGAGTTCACCAAGCGGAACCTCACCAAGGTCGGCTACGCGCAGAACCCGCTCGAATCGGGCGAGCTCGAACCGTACGTGGTCCACCTGGTGCCGATGGCGGAGCTGACCCGCGGCGCGGCCGAACCGGCCGGGGTGGGGCGCAAGGACGCCGAACGCGCCAAGAACATGTTCGCGCTCGGCCTGCTCTCCTGGATGTACCACCGGCCCACCGAGGGCACCGAGCGGTTCCTGCGGGAGAAGTTCGCGAAGAAGCCCGACATCGCCGAGGCGAACGTGCTCGCGTTCCGCGCCGGCTGGAACTACGGCGAGACGACCGAGGCGTTCGCGGTCACCTACGAGGTGGCGCCCGCGACGCTGCCGAAGGGCACCTACCGGCAGATCACCGGGAACGCGGCGCTCGCCTACGGGCTGGTCGCGGCCGGGCAGCGCAGCGGGCTGCCGGTGTTCCTCGGCACCTACCCGATCACCCCGGCCTCGGACGTGCTGCACGAGCTGGCCAAGCACAAGAACTTCGGCATCACCACCTTCCAGGCCGAGGACGAGATCGCCGGGGTCGGTGCCGCCCTCGGCGCCTCCTTCGGCGGTTCGCTGGGAGTGACGACGACCTCCGGGCCGGGCCTGGCGCTGAAATCGGAGACCATTGGGCTCGCGGTCACCCTGGAACTGCCGCTGCTCGTCTGCGACATCCAGCGCGGCGGCCCCTCCACCGGGCTGCCCACCAAGACCGAGCAGGCCGACCTGCTGCAGGCGTTGCACGGCCGCAACGGCGAATCGCCGGTGCCGGTGCTGGCCCCGCGCTCCCCGGCGGACTGCTTCGAGGTGGCGCTGGAAGCCGCCCGGATCGCGCTGGTCTACCGCACCCCGGTGCTGCTGCTGTCCGACGGCGCGGTCGCCAACGGCTCCGAACCGTGGCTGATCCCGGACATCACCGCGCTGCCGGACCTGCGGGTGCGGTTCGCGACCGGACCGAACGCGCCGGACGGCTCCGGCGAGTTCTGGCCGTACGTGCGCGACCCGGAGACCCTGGCCCGCGAGTGGGCGGTGCCGGGCACCCCGGGCACCGAGCACCGCATCGGTGGGCTGGAGAAGGCCGACGGCTCCGGCGCGATCTCCTACGACCCGGACAACCACGACCGGATGGTGCGGCTGCGCCAGGCGAAGGTCGACGGCGTCGAGGTGCCGGAGCTGGCGGTGGACGACCCGTCCGGCGAGGCCAGGGTGCTGGTGCTCGGCTGGGGCTCCTCGTACGGGCCGATCGGCGCCGCCTGCCGCCGCGTCCGCGGACTGGGCATGCCGATCGCGCAGGCGCACCTGCGCTACCTGAACCCGATGCCGGCGAACCTCGGCGAGGTGCTGCACCGCTACGACCGGGTGATCGTGCCGGAGATGAACCTCGGCCAGCTCGCGATGCTGCTGCGCGCCCGCTTCCTGGTGGACGTGCACAGCCACACCAAGGTCGCGGGCCTGCCGTTCCAGGCGGAAGAACTCCAGAACGTGCTCACCGATGTGCTGCGAGGGGTGTCTGCGTGA
- a CDS encoding 2-oxoacid:ferredoxin oxidoreductase subunit beta, with translation MTTTDLGLPELGGLHGVPTSDEKQTAKDYKSDQEVRWCPGCGDYIVLNAVQSFLPTLGLKRENIVFISGIGCSSRFPYYMNTYGMHSIHGRAPAIATGLATQRPDLSVWVVTGDGDALSIGGNHLIHALRRNVNLKILLFNNRIYGLTKGQYSPTSEVGKVTKSTPAGSLDTPFNPVSLALGAEASFVARTLDSDRAHVTEVLRAAAEHRGSALVEIYQNCPIFNDGAFDVLKDAEEKQRRLIPLRHGEPIVFGPEGARRAVVRGPEGELRIAEHDAVDAGDVVVHDAERADSSFAYALSRLGGVDLDPTVTGVFRAVSRPTYDDAARAQVAAAAENDPPDLQRLLTGNDTWTI, from the coding sequence GTGACCACCACGGACCTCGGACTGCCGGAGCTGGGCGGCCTGCACGGCGTGCCCACCAGCGACGAGAAGCAGACCGCGAAGGACTACAAGTCCGACCAGGAGGTGCGGTGGTGCCCCGGCTGCGGGGACTACATCGTGCTCAACGCGGTGCAAAGCTTCCTGCCGACGCTGGGGCTCAAGCGGGAGAACATCGTGTTCATCTCGGGCATCGGCTGCTCCAGCCGGTTCCCGTACTACATGAACACCTACGGGATGCACTCCATCCACGGCCGCGCCCCGGCCATCGCCACCGGGCTCGCCACCCAGCGGCCCGACCTGTCGGTGTGGGTGGTGACCGGGGACGGCGACGCGCTGTCCATCGGCGGCAACCACCTGATCCACGCGCTGCGGCGCAACGTGAACCTGAAGATCCTGCTGTTCAACAACCGGATCTACGGGCTGACGAAGGGCCAGTACTCGCCGACCTCCGAGGTCGGGAAGGTCACCAAGTCCACGCCCGCCGGGTCGCTGGACACGCCGTTCAACCCGGTGTCGCTGGCGCTGGGCGCGGAGGCGAGCTTCGTGGCCCGCACCCTCGACTCGGACCGGGCGCACGTCACCGAGGTGCTGCGGGCCGCCGCCGAGCACCGGGGCAGCGCGCTGGTGGAGATCTACCAGAACTGCCCGATCTTCAACGACGGCGCGTTCGACGTGCTCAAGGACGCGGAGGAGAAGCAGCGGCGGCTCATCCCGCTGCGCCACGGCGAGCCGATCGTGTTCGGCCCGGAGGGCGCGCGGCGGGCGGTGGTGCGCGGGCCGGAGGGCGAGCTGCGGATCGCCGAGCACGACGCGGTGGACGCCGGGGACGTCGTGGTGCACGACGCCGAGCGGGCGGACAGCTCGTTCGCCTACGCGCTGTCCCGGCTGGGCGGGGTGGACCTGGACCCGACGGTGACCGGGGTGTTCCGCGCGGTGTCCCGCCCCACCTACGACGACGCGGCCCGGGCGCAGGTCGCGGCCGCCGCGGAGAACGATCCGCCGGACCTCCAGCGGCTGCTCACCGGCAACGACACCTGGACGATCTGA